The Chanos chanos chromosome 3, fChaCha1.1, whole genome shotgun sequence genome segment caaaaaaaaaatcctgattgTTGTACAAGTTCAGTCGTCTTTGTCCAGTGATGCCAGGACAGTCACCCGTTCTCAATGAATTCTCATCACAaccactgtattttttttccttcaaaaaaacccactgtcaCTGAAAATCAGCTGAAAAtcagtcaaacagaaatgtaccgaagaggaaaaaaactttTCTGGCACAGAGATATCACAgatcacaaataaacagataacCTTTAATTCTAACTAAAGCTGTATGCTTTAGTTATGCTGAGGGACATGTGAATGCTTTCACAGGTCTTCGTATGATGGTGTACATGTAATTAATTTAAAGTTACAAGTTATGCATTGTTACTATACAGCAAACAATAGCGATATGATGTCACAATAGCCTTACAAGAGTTCAGTAGTTCAGTTATGCAAATGAACGCTTGCCCTTAAGAGAAGCTGTAATATAAGAAGTTAATACTAATTACTCCTCAACCTTCAGTCAACAAAGGCTGTTGATTTACAGCTGTCCAAAAGTTATAAATCCAAGAAGAAAATCTCAAAATATTAGatatgagagaaagaataagCATAACACTTAACACCAAATAACCGTTTCCAAGCGAAACTCAGAGAGAAACACCACCAAAAGATACCCAAAAATAGCATTAATTTCTTCACTTCAAACATTCATGTCTCTACAATAGAATAAAAATATACTCAAACATTGCTTCTATCCTAAGAAAATAGTCCACAACAGAGCAATAAAATAATGCTATAGAAATGCACAGAATTTCACTGTTTAACAgttcaaagaaaacacaatataTTAAAACATCTTGGTGCTTTTTCACTCTCCCTGGACTTGTCATTCTGATTTGGCAGTGATAGGGGTCTCCTGCATTTGAAATGTGCTGTAAAATACATGAGAGCATTGGCACTTCAGTTATTGAGGAGTATGTCAGGACTAAGCATAGCTTTAACACTGTTCTATTGATAACCAGTAAGCCATATTAGATCTCTCCCTAGATCAACATCTAAACTCTAAAGCTTTAAAGCAGACAGGGAGTCCCATTCTACAGCAGCATAATTCACCAGATATCATACAGACCAGAAGACATCACaaacattatttctctctcttatctctttatagaatttctctctctctgttgattgTTTTAACGCAAACACAAGCTCTAGCAAGTCGTCACATGGATTGGGGCTGAGCGTTTAGAGTCCTGAATAAAATTCAACCCAAAAcaggttgtgtgtttttcagaccTGTGAGGAGAGTACTACTTCATCTGCATATACCACTGCTAATACAGCTAAACGAAAACATAAACGATAAAaagtttaaatatgttttacagGTCAAGTAAGTCACTGATTAGTGCAGGTTAGAGACAACGAAGCTGGAAATGTTACCTGGCTAAGGGTATTTGTCAGCTTGTTACGAGGTTGCAGAAGCtagctgagagagagcaggtggaGATGTGCTACAGTTTCCAATGACAGCTCTGAGAATGGATCCAAATTCATCTTCAGCTGCTTTCATTTCCGAATAGAAACGTTTCTAAAGCACCTCCCGCTAACTGTTTTAGCTGAATATTTTAATGGCccaccatttttattttttaattaaagtagAGGTTTAAATagtcaaaacacaacagaaaaagcATGATACAATACTACCAACACAATTActgagtgaagaaaaaaaaaatgtatagatTGTGAAGAGCATTTTTGTTCCTGATCAAAACAAGTCTCCAAAACAAGGCTCCAAAACAAGGCTCCTGATCAAATCAAGTCTGCAAAACGAGGCTCATGATCAAAAGAAGGTTCCAGACTCCATACTGATGCCTAAGGCCTCTTCCATACATTGGGAATATGGGTTCAGCTGGAAGAAACGCTGTGTGCGTCTTGAAAAGCGTGGAAACCATTCGACCGTGTCTTTCAATGCGAGTGCGTCTGAGAGTcaggagtgatttttttttttgatcacgTGCTCACATGCAGTCCACTACGTTACTGGAGCCCTGTCCCACATCTCGAATCTGACTGATATGAGAGGCACAGACCGCTACTCCAGCCCCGGCTCGGCAGTGAGACACCGAGCCCACCAACTCCCACCTGtggatatacacacacgtgATACACACAACTTAACAGTTCCATACCGGGCATTTTCAGTTCCCACACCATTGAGTGAAAAATAACATATTGGTAGCACAATACTCTCTGAGTATTAGCGACGTTAAAAATCGCACACATTTCACTCACCTTTAAAATGACGACAGCTTAGGTCAAATACCATGTTTACTTCAACACTACCCcactcacgcacagacacacacacagacacagacatgcacataccAATGTTTTGGAAACCAGCAACCCTATTTCTTACTGAAAACCAGCTCTCACCTGTTCATGCGGGGGTCAAAGGCTTCCACCGTATTCAGATAGATGTTCCCATTGTGTCCACCAACTGCAAATACGCGGCCCATCACCGTGGCAACACCAACACCCCCCCTGGGGGTAGTCAGCTCAGCAACATACTCCCAGCGATGCATCCTGGGGTCGAAACGCTCAACTGAACTGAGCGGCGAATTATCATCAAAGCCCcctaaacagacacaaacattgaCAGAGACAATGTTAGTACTACACTAGAATCAGCTACTGactgtgaatttgtgtgttcagtttgcTACAGCATCATACTAACATCAAGACGTTCATAGTGCAGATTCACTAAAAATACTCTGGAGCACTGTAATATTTATGTtcagcatacatacatactatcACAGAGCTATATTAGCTGATATTTTAGAGAACATCATGCGAATCACAGAAAGGCTGAGGAGATGAACAAGCAGGGAGGGAAGCCATTCATTCATGTCGATTCtttcaaacaataaaaacaaaaacaaaatggaatcCTTGGATGACTCCAGTAACTGTGAACTACAGTAGAGCAATAAAAACCTGTGAATGGCCATTTACCACACCTGATGAGTGACTTATTCATAAAAACAACCCTCACACCTCTGCactttgtgtcatttctttcaTGTGATACATATGTGACATCAAAAAAGAGCCGAGGGCATAGACCTGCCGACAGGCCGCTCGCCTCAGAGCAGAGAAGACTGAACGGGAAACACATTCTGGTTATCGGTATTTTTCTGAGAGGAAAACTTTTTCTACACCACCTGTTCcactatctgtctttctgtaacaTTTAAACTAAAACGATCATTTATTATATATTACTTATTTTCAAATAATTACTTGAATTACTTGAACTTTCCCAGTGAATGTCCCCAGTGAAAATGCGTAAATAAATCAGAgaagaccggggggggggggggatacaaaCGTTGAAAAAGGAGGACTCTTTCATACCGACGACGTAGAGGCAGCCGTTGAGTTCGCTGACTCCGTTCCCTGCTCGTCTCTGACCCATCTCTCTGACATCCGTCCATTTGTTGAGATGCGGGTCAAATCTCTCCACGCTGGACAGAGAAGCCACGCCGTCATTTCCACCCACTGCATACACGTAACTCTGCCAAAAACCCAAAtccacacacagccctgttactcaaacacactgcaccGACTCACACATATCTATGTATAATACAAAGACGAATACGAATTACTTTATTAATCCTGAGGGGAAATTCAAGTGCCGCAACAACACCGTCAAtgcacaccaaacacaacatagaataaaaaaatagaatataataagataaataggaaataggaataaaaaattaaaacaagttaaaataaaggttgtttcCTGTACATAGTGCAGTAATTGGTAATGTAATAAATAGCCCTAAAGTGAGAATACTTTAGAGAGGTAGATAGAAGTTATTGCCATAGTGCAGGAGTTATATACATAGTGtataatgaatataatataataacactGGGCATCACTGTTACATGATCAATATGGAGTCATTTTTATATAACATAATTTAAGATAAGTTCTCAAAATATGCTGTTATGTATCTACTTTGACCGTGATCTCGtcagttgtttttatttgcaaGTGTTGAGATGTTTTAAACAAGAATAGAGggtgaaatttttaaaaaattaaaggtTAAACAGTGTAATTTATCCTGCTTTCGTCAGAGTGTCAATAAAATACTGCATAATTTACAAATGACGGTTATAAAAATGGCCATTACAATTTACAAGGGAGGAAGTACATTCACCTCATCTGTGTAACAGCTTACATATTCAACTGTGATACACAGTAATTTAAAATTTCATCACACAAAGCTTACCGCATGGCCCATAAACCCATAAGTCCCAGTTCTCAACTCTTACCCCTAAGGCCACAGAACCTACGCCCCCTCTTGGAGTATTCATGGGGGCGACGGCACTCCAGCGATCTGATTCAATGTCATACCGCTCCACATCACTAAAGCAGGAGTTATCATCCAATCCGCCAATAGCATAGATGGGTCCTCCCAAAGCTGCCAGGGCAATTCCCCTCCTGCACAAACAGAAGGAATCGACTTTAAGGTCTGATGTAAAACACTATGACAATACCCAAGTGAATAATTCCTgtaaagaaacattaaaaaacgtAAGGCTGTAGCAAAGTGCCAACaacagtgaccaaaaaaaaaagagactcagATACACaaagttcttttatttttttttcttagacagaaaaaaaaaaaaaactatggaTGGACTCTGAAATATTATTCCTTCACAAGATATATCGTTATAACACCTCTTTTTTGCTGATTATTCACATGCCGATCACATACATGTTACACATGGATAAAACCTGGTTATGTAGCGGTGGTAAATTCTGGTTATATAGAGGTGGACAATTGAATACATGAAACATTAAACTGTAGTTAGTTTAGGACTGATAGAGGTTCCTCTACCGTTTGGTATTCATGGAAGCTTTCATCATCCACTTATTGGTGAGGGGGTCAAACATTTCCATACTACCGAGGTGCTCGCTGCCGTCATGGCCTCCGACAGCATACACTTTgcctgagagagacaaaaacattcaTCCAGAGCTGACAAAGCAATCAACAAAATGCGTGACACGCACAATACAAAGTGAATTACACGTCTGTTTTTATGGAGGCGTCTGAACTTTTAAACTCTGATCTTTTGATATTTATTCCACGGAGTGTTCCAAACCCAAATGTAATTAGCAACAAGATCTAACCTCTAAATGCCACGTCCACACCAAAACGACTGTCCTTCCAACACTCAGCCCCACATCCCCTACCATCCAAACGTTTCACAGGCCTTGCTGGCTGTAAAGGGTGACTATATAACACGCTTTAGCGGGCTCAGACTTTTCAAAGTTTTATTTCGTTTTTACATTTAGAAATGTCAACAAGAGGAAGATTTTGCcagctgaacaaaacaaaagagttgctgtatttcatttagctaacaaacaaaaacagacactgcTGGCAGCTAATATAAGGGCCGCTGGGAAGAATATGGAGGAGCTGAACTGTTCTGGACAGGAATCTCGGCTGTGTTT includes the following:
- the klhl8 gene encoding kelch-like protein 8 isoform X2 translates to MVPGDMVPEHGKQQKLKDKRQARTAENACEADGSFVFEAHEAWKDFHNSLRQFYENGELCDVTLKVRLPLLPVDFLTGTVAKEEMIKANLSCRDLLDEARNYHLHLSNKIVPDFEYSVRTTPRKHTAGVLFCVGGRGGSGDPFRSIECYSITKNSWFFGPEMNSRRRHVGVISVGGKVYAVGGHDGSEHLGSMEMFDPLTNKWMMKASMNTKRRGIALAALGGPIYAIGGLDDNSCFSDVERYDIESDRWSAVAPMNTPRGGVGSVALGSYVYAVGGNDGVASLSSVERFDPHLNKWTDVREMGQRRAGNGVSELNGCLYVVGGFDDNSPLSSVERFDPRMHRWEYVAELTTPRGGVGVATVMGRVFAVGGHNGNIYLNTVEAFDPRMNRWELVGSVSHCRAGAGVAVCASHISQIRDVGQGSSNVVDCM